A window from Purpureocillium takamizusanense chromosome 3, complete sequence encodes these proteins:
- the YMC1 gene encoding carrier protein ymc1 (EggNog:ENOG503NVWZ~COG:C) gives MESPVIDLEEPQQGGALQTAKDLFSGAVGGVAQVLIGQPFDIVKVRLQTTNQYSGAVQAASSIYRNEGALAFYKGTLTPLIGIGACVSIQFGAFHSARRWFEERNAAGGSKRPELGYGQYFAAGAFAGVSNAVLSTPIEHIRIRLQSQPHGAGRLYSGPLDCVRKLSAHQGVLGGLYRGSAVTVYREAAAYGAWFTAFEYLMNADAARNRVDRKDIPGWKIALYGGLAGEALWLSSYPFDVIKSKMQTDGFGAQQKYPTMRSCFAATWRADGMRGFWKGIWPTLFRAMPVSAGTFAVVEMTMRAIN, from the exons atggagtcgcccgtcatcgacctcgaggagccgcagcagggcggcgcgctgcagaCGGCCAAGGATCTCTTCTcgggtgccgtcggcggcgttgcgcaGGTCCTGATCG GCCAGCCCTTTGACATCGTCAAGGTCCGCCTCCAGACGACGAACCAGTACTCGGGCGCCGTCCAggctgcctcctccatctACCGCAACGAGGGTGCGCTCGCCTTCTACAAGGGCACGCTGACGCccctcatcggcatcggcgcctgCGTCTCCATCCAGTTTGGCGCCTTCCACTCGGCGCGACGCTGGTTTGAGGAGcgcaacgccgccggcggctccaAGCGCCCCGAGCTCGGCTACGGCCAGTAtttcgccgccggggccTTCGCTGGCGTCTCCAACGCCGTCCTCTCCACCCCGATCGAGCACATTCGCATCCGCCTACAGAGCCAACCCCACGGCGCGGGACGCCTTTACTCCGGGCCGCTCGACTGCGTCCGCAAGCTCAGCGCCCACcagggcgtcctcggcggcctgtaCCGCGGGTCGGCCGTCACCGTCtaccgcgaggccgccgcctacGGCGCTTGGTTCACCGCCTTTGAGTACCTCATGAACGCCGATGCTGCCCGCAACCGCGTCGACCGCAAGGACATCCCCGGTTGGAAGATTGCCCTGtacggcggcctcgccggcgaggccctcTGGCTCTCGAGCTATCCGTTCGATGTCATCAAGAGCAAGATGCAGACGGACGGCTTCGGCGCCCAGCAAAAGTACCCGACCATGCGCAGCTGCTTCGCCGCCACCtggcgcgccgacggcatgcgCGGCTTCTGGAAGGGCATCTGGCCCACCCTCTTCAGGGCCATGCCCGTCAGCGCCGGCAcctttgccgtcgtcgagatgacgatgcgcgCCATCAACTAG